The Ictidomys tridecemlineatus isolate mIctTri1 chromosome 1, mIctTri1.hap1, whole genome shotgun sequence DNA window TAATTGCTGAATTGTGTGTTTATTGTTCCTTTAGACATTGATCCTCCTTGAAGTCAGgcatcattttttatatttatctgagTTTCTCTGTTACCTGGCATATTTGCTGGGTTCTTAGTAAGTATGTGTGGAATAGATGGAAGGTTGAATGCCTAAGACCTTGTTTCTGGTCTTTTGTTACCAAAAGTCCCTTTACTTTTTCGTGTTCTCTCTCAGATGGACTCCAGATTTGAAGGTTGTGCTATCAAACTGTACGAAATAATAAGTAGTTTATTTTCCTAATCGTCAAACAAATGCCTAGTTTTGGGTCAGCATGAGATAAGACATGCTGCTGTGACAGTTGATAATGTAGCCAAAATCAGGGACATTTTAACGTAGCCTGATGGTACTCATCATACAAAGTTTTATTCAGATTTTGGAATCCAGAGAATGCCTCCCCAGTTACGTTTTGCATTGCGGGTTACTAGGGCATCAGAGCCCCAGATTGGAAAGTGGTTACCTTGCATCTTTTCTAGAGTTGATGCCTGTACTAACTTCAGCCTGAGTGTTTTTGACATTACTGTACTTTCAGAATATACCTTAGGGATTCACTAAAACTGATGAGCTACAAAGTTATTCCAGATTTAACATGTGGTTGTACCTCAGAAAGCAGCAAGTGTATGAAACAGAAATAAGCCAGTTGAAGGTTAGAACTGATTATATGTAAtagttttaagtgattttttatgtaattgaattGTAATTGAATCTATTTTCAGAATTATGAACAAGAAAAATATACTCTTCAGAGAGAAGTTGAGCTCAAGAGTCGCATGTTAGAAAGTTTGAGCTGTGAATGTGAAGCTattaagcaacaacaaaaaatgcagcTAGAACAATTAGAAGAGCAGCTAAGCAGAAGCCATGGACAAGAAGTGAATGAACTAAAAAACAAGGtttgaatatatgtatgttttcagAGCAAAAATACCCCATGTTGATGCAACCATCTGTTAATGTAAGGTGATAAAGATTTTTCTCAAGTATCACTGTGAAAATAGCATAGAtcagttttctgtcattttaatgtTGAGAGTAGAAACACTGAGAAACAAAAACTTATAAAATGACTTATAAAAGTGAGAATTGTATCAATATAGCCTTctaattacatataattttccaATTTTGATAACAGCAATTTTTTTATGATCCATTTATTTAGTAACTACTGAGGCATCCTTGGTCATAGTCAAGCAGTCTCCTTTCAGAAAGAGTCATCCCTTAGCCTTTACTGCAGCTAGTGGTGTGCTTTGTAATTCTGTAGAACAAATCAGTAGTTCCTTATAAATTACTATATATTAGTATTGAtaccttataatttattttttgaggaaaaacatGATCcagttctcaaaatatatttttaagggaaaTCCTATTGTTAATTCCATATTACTGATGAGAAAACCAATGTTTAGGTAGATCAAGCAAATTGGACAAGGTGAGAGCTAGAAATTGTCAGTTGTGAATTGAAGCAAGTTTTCCTCACACCAAATTCTGTGTCACTGAGTGTCTACATAATCTGATGACACATTACATACTAGCTCCACTTCATACATAAACACGAAATAGACAACAGCTGTTCATGAATGCCCATTCCTTTCTAGCACCCCCACCCATCCAGCCTTCAGATTGCTACTTAAGAATCCAGAACTTCACCATGGCTCCTCTTCGTGTGGAATCCAGACTTTTACAAACCCTTTCTTTCAAAACTCGCTTgactttttattgtcttctcaGAAGTCTCtttcaatttttagatttttttaaatgtaacatcttctaagatttttttccatgtctGTGTACAAGCTATACTGCTGCCTTAATTCTTTATTGATTTAGCTCTaagtgtttttctatttttagtaatGAAATCACATATTTgagttggtttattttttcctaatagacagtaaaacaaacaaataatgctTTTGTGAAATACATAGTCATCCTGCACATTACTGACAAATAGTCTAGCTTGTCTGGAACTAATCTGGTTTTAGACAGTAACGACTGGTAATgatgcattttcatttctcctggtgggttttttttttttttcatgtagcttTCATTACATAAACAAATGTAGCAGTATAGGGGATATTTTTTCAGGGCCTGAAGTAAGGACCAACTGTAGAGATGGCTTAGGTGGTAGAGCAAAGAGTATATCAATACAAAATTTTCAGTCTTACTGATGTTCTTAAATCACTTTTGCCaaaagtttggctttttttttttcccccagtacctTTCTCTTCTCATGTTGAATTTATCGGCCTATTGTGGGGATTTGGCCAACAGAACCTTGATGTAGGCTACTGTGGCTCTAGTCCCCACCATCCCCTCTCCCCTAGACTGTTGTGGTAGCCTTCCAATCAGGCGTCTGCTTCTGCATGGCTGGTCACAGCATCGTTTACACAGCTACACCGTGCTTCTGGTAGCTTTAATGCATCCAAACCACTTGGATGGCTAGAATGGACTGTTTATAAAACAAGGTGGGTCACTATTGGAGTGTCCTTGGAAGCTCTACTAGTTTCTTGTACAAGTTTAGATCATTCGGTGatattttacagaaagaaaataccttttgatttataaaattgtgatttttttttttttttactttagatagAAAAACTGAAAGGAGAGTTAGATGAAGCTAGGCTTAGTGAAAAGCAGCTAAAGCACAAAGTAGACCACCAGAAGGAACTCCTGTCTCATAAATCAGAGGAAATACGGATGATGTCTGAGCGAGTCCACGAAAGCATGTCTTCAGAGATGCTGGCTCTTCAGATCGAGCTGACTGAAATGGAAAGTGTGAAGGTAATTTTTATGGCAtgtgttttcttagatttttaaatttttcttttgcatacattttatgtgtttttataataattctaaTGAGCTAGTGTGgaggaagaaatgtttttttGACCTACTTTTATCTAACTatccaaaaaatgttttatgtagttTAGGTgaattactttatttaaaaaaatagtattaggTGACCTGATTAAATAAGGCAGACAGTACCTTTAGATTAATGAAAGCTCTGAAAGGACATAGACATTTTCTGATCCTAGTTTGTgtcataatataaaatgttagtaCAGTGGAAGTTGAAATTTGTGTGAACATAGATTTTTCATTTCAGACTAtgagtcattaaaaattaaagcccTGAATTCACAGTCAGAAAGAGCAGTCTCTAGAGCCTTTTGTTTGGTTCCCTGTTGAAaagttaagtaatttttaaaattttaataggtaTCTGACAACTTTGACAggtttttgtagttttaatttgaatgtgAACCACTACAGATAAGTTAGCTGAGCAACTGCtaaatgaaagcattttcaaGAGAATTTTGTCTTTCAATTTCTGTTGAATAGAATGCTCTCAAGGAAGAAGTGAATGAACTACAGTACAGACAGGAACAACTAGAACGTCTTAGTACTAACTTAATGCGCCAGGTAGACcgacttaaagaagaaaaagaagagcggGAGAAAGAAGCAGTTTCATACTATAATGCCTTAGAGGTATTATGATTACAGTAgtattgtttccagtttttaaattgttttcatgcTAATTTAATCTCTGCtagctaaattattttcttttgaatttagaAAGCTCGTGTAGCAAATCAAGATCTGCAGGTGCAATTGGGCCAGGCCCTCCAGCAAGCCTTGGATCCCAATAGTAAGGGCAACTCTTTGTTTGCAGAGGTACTTACAAGTATTCTAATAATTGAATTGGGTAaactattatttcatttagtacaaGAACAATTAAACATATCAATGTTTTCCAGGTAGAAGATCGAAGGGCGGCAATGGAACGCCAGCTTATCGGTATGAAAGTCAAGTATCAGTCACTAAAgaagcaaaatgcatttaatagagaacagatgcaaagAATGAAGGTGTGGAATTACCGCtcttaaatgtttgttaaaactACTTCATATTAGcattatatagataaatatatcacagaatccatcttttccttcaaggggtatacttttatatttttttctagaactgaatgattttttaaaaaattagaaattccaGGTAGATCATAAgatacttttatgttttcaaaaagttAATCTTGGAAAAACATTAATGTGTTTAACAACtactaattgtttattttaatgatcaTTCACTAACCTTGCCAGGGAGGTTTAAATCTTTATAGAATAgggaaaaggaatttaaaagtgtTTGTTTCTCACTTATTCTGAGTCTTTCTGGGTTACCGCATCAAATGAGACTAGCTTTTGCCATTTCTCACTTCTCATGAAGGCTTATTTTAGATGGAAATTTGAACTATTTAGGGTTCTCTTTTCTTGCAGCTCCTCAAAGCATGTGATTAACCCCTTTAATTTTAAGGGTTTTGTTGGTTGTTACTGCACACAAATAAGAAGTAACAGAAAACCTTATGGCAATTAGAAAGATTCCAAGATTATAGCAGTCCTTAGAATTCCAATGTATGGTCTGTTCTGCCTGATGTTCCTAAGGTGGTGTTTGGAagaaagtttagatttttttttttttttcaagatgtcAGTTTTACCAGAGAAATGGGAAAGGTCACTGATTGAACTTGGAATTAGATGGACTGGATTGAAGCATAGTTGTCATTTGCTAGTTGTGTTACCTGGGACATATATTCTGAGAGCATCTAAAAGGCATACCTCATTTACAAAGTAGAGGTGATAGAACTTGCCTCTCAGAACTGTCTTGGGCTTAAAGTGTAGAAAAATACTCATATGGTACTTCCCATTCTTATCATTGTGAATATCATGTTTGTGACTGAGCTGCTTAACAATTTCCCCTACTTAAGTAAAGCTAATGGAGAAGTTTGAGAAATCGCTTTAACAGGAGTTAGTATAGGTGGTGAATAGCAGGCCACATTTATCCAGGCTTACTTACCAGTTAAATGACACCCTCTGGACCACAGTCATGCTGTTCAATTTTGTATCACAAACTAGGTAAAACTATATTAAAGACTTCAGATATCATTAAAAAGTAGAAGTACTCCAAAGTTATGTCTACAACAAAACTAATTGATGTATATTTTCCAATTATTAGACTAGAAATACCTAATTAGTTTTCAAAACAAGTTCTAAATAGTATTAGtacaaaatacaaattgttccAGAAGTATGCTTATCAGAATATCTCAATTTTGTTGTGGTGGGGGGATTCTAGTTACAGATTGCTACATTGCTACAGATGAAAGGATCTCAAACTGAATTTGAGCAGCAGGAACGGTTGTTTTCCATGTTAGAGCAGAAGAACGGtgaaataaaacatcttttagGTGAAATTAGAAATCTGGAGAAATTTAAGGTATGTATAATATCTTGAAAAGATGTGGctggatttttatttgaatatcttaaattttcagtttaaatAGGTTTCTCATCGTATAATTGACTTTCAGTTTCAGTACATATTGACccaatctttaaattatttttttcttgtctctgcTTTTCAGTATTATTGACCATGCTTCTTTTACTAAAGCAAAGACAAACCAATctattctatttttgttgttattatctgGTTATTGTTTGTAAGTACCTATATCTTTAGTGTACAACTCAGTGagttttaacatatatatgtttatatacagacacacacacacatttatatctgtatatgtatattcttacaattactatcagattacataaaatattcctAGCACTCCAGAAAAGCCCCATTGAAATGAAGTGCTCCCACCTCCTAACTTTGTGTCAACATTATGTGAACATTCTGttgaacttcatataaattgaataatgtaatatatatacccTTGTTTCTGTCTTCTGCTCAGTGTTATGTCAGTGAGATTTCTTGCCTGAATATCatcagtaattattttttagtgctatcTGTTCCGTTAATTTTAGAGCTTTGTCAATTCAACATTGTATATCCACTGGAATTTATGGATGTCTttaataaattctaataaatttattttattttgcaattagtGCAACCTTCCAGGAAAGTAAAAGTACTCCTACATGCCTTTGACTCAGAGCTCCCTATTTCTTATTTGTACGCTTGATTtataactttttctgtttttatatgttttttcttaaactttgagactgagttccaaactagatgtccttttACCCCTAAGCACCATGATGTTATTGGAGATATAAGCAAATGgtcaaaattacaaattaacaTTGATATGCATTGAACCATGCTATTAACCAAGCTACTTTTTACATTTTGCCAGTTATCATTGAtaccctgttatggtttagatatgagatgtccttcAAAAGCTATTGTGTTAGTGCAAGaatttttagaggagaaatgtttggattatgagagctttaacctgatctgtggattgatccacttaaatggattaactgagtagtaactttaggcaggtagagtgtgactAGAGGAGTTAAGTTACTGGAGGAGTGACTggaattttgtccctggtgagcagagagctctctctctctgcttcctgattaccattTTCTAAGCTActttcctcccccacaccctttcactatgatattctacctcaccttgggcccagagcaatagagttggccatctgttGATTGAgacctgaaaccatgaaccccaagtaAACTTCTCTTTACATTGTTCTTGTTAGATCTTTTGGTCAccgagacaaaaaaaaaaaaaaagctgatgaaaacacaccctaagcaaattttaaaagaaaaaaaaaaaatctagtgtttTCAATTCTGGGGCCTAATCCAAGGTTGCATGTTTTACCATGAAGTCTCTTCAGTCTTCCTTAATCTGGAacagtttctctttctttattttgacatttttgaagaaaaatttgtttatatgactttatctctgtttcttctaaaaactattaaaagtattataattttagCTAAATTTGCAGTGTGTCACTTGGCAGGTATATGTAGTCTATCCCTGGGGCTTTGTGCTATACTTTGAAAATTGTGACCTTAAATtaggaggattttaaaaagtgcaatctctgaaattctttgcaagtttttaaacatctgctttttttttttccagtaaagaaaatattcaaagagtGAATCAGAATATTTAAAGCGTGGATACCAAAAATAACCTCAAGAATCTCCTCTCTTTTTTCGTATTTTTCCATTGTATAGCTTTGTCATACCAGAATTCAACCCCAAAAGCATTTGCTTCTCTCATTCTAAAAGCCAGGAGAGTGAAATCCTAAGACAGGTATAGTTGGGACTCAGAGATATGAGTGCGAGTTAGATCTGGATTCAGAATCTAGCTCTTGATTTACTTGCCGGTAGTACCTTGAGCCACTTTTCTTACCTGAGAAAGGACTGGTGGTTCTTGTGCCTACTGCACTCAGGTAAGTGGGTGGATCTTTGAAGAGTATTTGTCAAAGGATGAGAGATTAACATGTGGCTGCTGCCACTGTTAATAAGCATACAGTAACCTAATTTGTTATGTAAGTAATaagaatttttgctttctttagaatttatatgAAAGTATGGATTTAAAACCTTCAGGCAACTCTGGTGCTCTGGAAGATAACACCTATTATACAGATTTACTTCAGCTAAAGCTTGAGAACTTAAAGTAGGTGACTGGGTTGGCAGATGGAAGAtaaagactttttatttattttaatagatggtattcaaataataacaaatttttaagttcaaattgccaaaagaaatttccacagaaaagaaagtcaatAACATGTCTTTGTGTAATACATGAGTTTTATGCAAGATTTAATAATTACTAATTACTGAAGAATACTTTCAGTAAATAatttgtgtttagctttttagATTGGTAAGTAAAAAGGACTTTCATgtagaaaatattcttataatcCAAATTTCTCAAGAATAAGTATCTCATAACTTAAAGGGAATTTATGCATGAATCACCTTGGAATAATGCATGAATTTTGGCAGCGGGGGATGCTATTGTTAAActttaattatttgttgtttctttgttactagaaatcccaaagaaatatatttttaaccaagtgttcaaatataaaattaaagattcATCCCACTAAGTTattcacaaaattatatattaacattccttggttcttcttttctgttactgtagcaaagaaaatgaaagcagcaaAAGTGAATTGTCCATACAGCGGAGGAAAGCATTGTTTGAGAGCCAGCGGGCCCTGGATATCGAGCGAAAACTTTTTGCAAATGAAAGATGCCTTCAGCTTGcagaaagtgaaaatatgaaactGAGAGCTAAGCTAGATGAATTAAAGCTGAAGTATGAACCTGAAGGTATGCAAGTTTcctatgtttttgtcttttaagtcCTAAGTAGCACTGAGAAAGTGTATCAACATTTTTTCAAACTATAGCTTTTAGCAAATCTCATTACAAACCAATTTTGTGGTTATCAATCTGTAGTTAATAAGGGAAATTTACAGCTGAAAAATTCAAAGGGAACTAGGTATGCATGAATGTGATATGTGGCTTTTTTGGATGTCTAGGCTTCATCACACTGACACTTGAGGCTTATCCACTTAAAATCGTAGCATATTGTCATACCGAAAAATTAAATAAGCAGCTAATGTTGGAAGTTATGCTAATTCAGATTATTTATAGAAGATCTAAACACAGTTTAGGTTTAAGTGCTTGTGATTATTCTTCCGCCGATGAAAGTCTAGGAGGCATTGCAGGATTCAGActccttttgtgtttgtttgccAGTGTCCCATTGAGCAGAGTTGATTTATGTGGCCTTGCTGTCACAGCAAGGCAAGATTGAGAAAATTCAATCTTGATTCTCAGGGGCCATGTTCCAACTAAATATTgggaattctatattttttattgacatataataattggacatttattatgtttctatttatatatacattgtgtaatgattaAATGAAGGTAATTAGCATGTGATCACCTTAAATATTCATTCTTCATTGAGAACACTCAACTTCTACAAAATCAACCTGGTTTGGATTCCACAGATGAATAGGAACGTGTAGTGTTTCCCtttttgtgcctgacttatttcatttaacacaagATCCTTAGGTCATTcaagttgtcacaaatgacaggatttcataccTTTTTTATGAATGCATAGTATTCCATTActtatacatatcacattttctttctccatttatggGAGTTCAGATAtctggaaaaacacacacacacacacaaacacctagtattgggattgctgggtcacatgttaattctatttttaatttttgagaaacttccatactattttccataatgactacTAATTTATAGACCCACTCACAATATATGAGAGTTctcctttctccatatcctcaccagagtttcttttttttcttttggataataGTTATTCTAACTTGGGTGAAATagtttctcattgtggttttaatttgcatttttcctgaTGTTTAGTGATTTAGTGGTGTTGAGAATTTTTTCGTAAACCTCtgtattctttagaaaaatgtctgttcaggtcttttgcccatatttaaaatcagattatatgaagggtttttgctattgagttcttTTAGTTCCTTATAGATACTACATAGTAATGCTTTGTCAGCTGTATAATTTGCAAGcagtttcttctattctgtagtttttcttcacttttttgatTGTTTTCCTTGCTatagaaattttttagtttgatattatccggtttgcttatttttgcttttgtttctcctGCTTTTGAGGGATTGTCTAAAAAACATTTGCCCAGACCGAGGTCATGTAGCatttccctatgttttcttcaagtaattttatagtttttagttgatttttgtatatgataaGAGAGAAGTCtggcacaaaaagacaaacactacACGATCCTATTCatctgtgaaatttaaaaaaggttgaTTTTGTAGAAGTTGAGAATGTTCtcaatgaagaaataatgaatattcatGGTTCTACATGTGgagatccagttttctcagcaccatttattaaaggacTGTCCTTTCCCCAGTATGTGTTCTGAGCTCCATTGCTCTCTTCACTGTTTTTGTGCCCGTACCATGCTATTTTGGTCAGTTTAgcactgtagtatattttgaagtcaggtactaGGATtgttccagttttgttctttctgctctttgactatttgaaattttattgtttaagacaggttaggattatttttttctttttctgtaaagaaaattatggaattttgatgaggattgcattgaatttgtagattgctttgggtagaatgaatattttaacaatattaattcttctagttCATGAATATGAGATATCTTGccatgtttttctgtcttttcaattttcaCCAGTGTTTTATGGTTTTCACTGTAGAGCTCATTCATCTCCTTGATTAAAttttttcctaggtattttatttcacattttttttaaaaccatagcTTTTATAAATAGGAttactttccttatttctttttcagataatttgctaTTTTTGAATGGAAACACTACTGACTTTTATATATTGGCTTTAGTATCTTATATCCTTActgtatttattagttctaatagtttttaagTAGAGTATTCAGAATTTTCTGTAAAAGATTGTATTATCTGAAAACAGGGACGGTTTCCTTTACAATTCGGCTgcctattatttcttccttttatctaatttctctggctaggacTTCAAGTTCTGTGTTGAGTCATAACAGTGAATGCTGgtggcatccttgtcttgttccagatcctAAAGGAAACACTTTGATTTTGACCCTGTTGAGTATGATGTCTGTGGGTTTATCATCTATGGCCTTTAATATACTGAGATGTGTTCCTTCTATGCCTAatttatttagagtttttatCAAAAAAGGATGttaagttttatcaattttttttctattgaaatggTCCTATGGTGTTTGCCCTTTTGTCTGAAATGTGATATATCAGCTTGTTGATTTGTGTTTTAAGCCATTCTTTGATCCTAGGGTGAATTCCATTTGATCGtggtatttaattattttgatatgttgttgccttctgctctccagaaatttttttttttcaggttttccaatttgtttgtatttactagttcttaaaattctttgtttctgtGAGGTCAgtttatgtttcctttttcacctctgattttttaaaatttatttgagtgtttttttttttgtctggctaaagatttattcattttgtttatcttttcaaaaaccaattattcatttatcttttattttcttttttcctctattttggtTATTTGTGCTCTGATCCTTACCATttcttccttctactaattttggtcttatttttttttcttattttttttttagtttattgagATGAGACATTGagatcttccttcttttttaaaaaaaattttaaattgtttttgaacctttattttgtttatatgcagggctgaggattgaacccagtgtatcttacatgctaggcaagcactccaccactaagctgttctgttccttctttttttgaagtaggagtttattgctataaacttccttcttagaattgcttttgctgaaaGCATAAAGTTTTGGCATAtttggtatattttcatttttacttgtgaaaagaaatatttaaatttatcttttaatttcctcattgaCTTATTGGTTGCTTCtaagtatgtttaatttttacatctttGTACAGTTTCTGATGTTCTCTTTTGTGGCCTGACATGATACCCTTGAGAACATTTCATGTGCAGTTGAGAGGAATGTGCTGCAGCTGGTGCATGGAAAGGTCTATAACTTCTGTTAGCTCCATTTGGTCTAGAGTACAGTTTAAATCTGATGTTTCtctgctggttttctggctagaTGCTCTTCCATTGCTAGAAGTGGGCTGTTAAAGTACCttatcaccacaaaaaaattgcTGCCTATCGATCTACATTTAATAATGCTTGCTTTATGTATTTAGACATATTTACAATTGttgtatactcttttttttttttttttttggttctgtaaTGGCCTTGTCTCCTTAGTTTTTGACttgaagcatattttatttaagtataaccACTCCTACtctcttttggtttccatttgaatggaatatctttttccatttgttcacTATCTATTCCTTACAAGTGAGTGTCTTGTAGGCAGCAGAGTCAGATTTGGGTACTGTCATGTAATTActtgttttctggttgttttgtACATCTTTGTTCTtatcttcctgtcttccttttgttaagtgattttttttttcctatcagcaTGTTTTGATcccatggtttttattttcagtgtatcTATTTAAGGTTTTTGCTCTGTGATTACCATGAGGCTTTCACAGAACATCTTATAATTACAACAGGTtattttgagcttttaatttcaaaagcaaaaaagaaaaaaagccttctACTCTTCAACTCCATTTCTCTCccatattttgagtttttgatgttaaaatttacatttttttatattacatatcCCTTAGCAGATTACTGTATTTGTATTAGTTTTGTCCTTTAGGCTTCTTACTAAGGATATAAATGGTTTACATCCCCTAGTTCCCGTGTTATTTTGGATGTATCTGAATGCTCACTTTTACCTGTGGGTTTTTATACCTTCAGATGTTTTCATATTAGacattctcatctttttttttttttttctctctttgcattTGAAGAACTCCCTTCAGCCTTTCTTGTAAGATAGTCTGTTGCCATGAGTGCATTCAGGTTTTGTCTGGGAAGGTCTGTCTTCCCTTTACTTCTGAAGAAGCTTTGGTGGGTACATTATTCTTGGTTGGCAGATGTTTTTCCTTCAGCAGTTTGGATATCATCTCATTCCCTTATGTCCTTTGGGTTTTTGCTGAGAAGTCCACCAGTCATATTAGAATTCCCTTCTGtgtcactttcttctttctttcctcttgctgCTTTCATAGTCCTCTTTGTCTTTGACCTTTGAGAGTTATTTGGGTTGAATCTGATTGGCAACCTTTGATTATCCTGTAATTGGGTGTTTGTATCTtagatttggaaagttttctgttatatttttggaTAAACTTAATTCTAACCTTTTGTCATTCTCTAGATCCTCTTGGACACCAATGACATAGATTTGCTGTTTTAATGGTGTCCCAGAGATCTCAtgaattttcttcattccttctcattcttttttctcctctgttttcaaATAGCCTGTTATCAAGCTCAccaattctttcctcttcttgatCAGTTCTGCTATTAATGCCCACCAGtggcttttttatttcatttatttatcagctccagaatttgatttttaaaaattatttcaatctgTTAAATGTCtccttataaatttttcttaattggtcctctgttttcttgaagtttcttgagttt harbors:
- the Spdl1 gene encoding protein Spindly isoform X1, producing the protein MEADIADLRSKLKEVEKERLKAAQYGLQLLESQSELQNQLDKCRNEMMTMTENYEQEKYTLQREVELKSRMLESLSCECEAIKQQQKMQLEQLEEQLSRSHGQEVNELKNKIEKLKGELDEARLSEKQLKHKVDHQKELLSHKSEEIRMMSERVHESMSSEMLALQIELTEMESVKNALKEEVNELQYRQEQLERLSTNLMRQVDRLKEEKEEREKEAVSYYNALEKARVANQDLQVQLGQALQQALDPNSKGNSLFAEVEDRRAAMERQLIGMKVKYQSLKKQNAFNREQMQRMKLQIATLLQMKGSQTEFEQQERLFSMLEQKNGEIKHLLGEIRNLEKFKNLYESMDLKPSGNSGALEDNTYYTDLLQLKLENLNKENESSKSELSIQRRKALFESQRALDIERKLFANERCLQLAESENMKLRAKLDELKLKYEPEEKIEVPILKKRREVLPLDVTPAEDECASGAAGEGTSRFPPHKETQSCPNPSEGDLQLEKSVFANTPTAPLSPHKNLPVDVQQPKKEKKCVKLAQALSERSENTPGSLRSVSSFQVSQQPSLSLPSRCMSYALCLFICLLNIACSLIPQFHLPAFNFSKTLRKTKMIARGKDS
- the Spdl1 gene encoding protein Spindly isoform X5 is translated as MEADIADLRSKLKEVEKERLKAAQYGLQLLESQSELQNQLDKCRNEMMTMTENYEQEKYTLQREVELKSRMLESLSCECEAIKQQQKMQLEQLEEQLSRSHGQEVNELKNKIEKLKGELDEARLSEKQLKHKVDHQKELLSHKSEEIRMMSERVHESMSSEMLALQIELTEMESVKNALKEEVNELQYRQEQLERLSTNLMRQVDRLKEEKEEREKEAVSYYNALEKARVANQDLQVQLGQALQQALDPNSKGNSLFAEVEDRRAAMERQLIGMKVKYQSLKKQNAFNREQMQRMKNLYESMDLKPSGNSGALEDNTYYTDLLQLKLENLNKENESSKSELSIQRRKALFESQRALDIERKLFANERCLQLAESENMKLRAKLDELKLKYEPEEKIEVPILKKRREVLPLDVTPAEDECASGAAGEGTSRFPPHKETQSCPNPSEGDLQLEKSVFANTPTAPLSPHKNLPVDVQQPKKEKKCVKLAQALSERSENTPGSLRLAAESMLQTDVNERKEPASKLEKEPCKKSHPIVYVSSKSTPETQCPQQ
- the Spdl1 gene encoding protein Spindly isoform X4; its protein translation is MEADIADLRSKLKEVEKERLKAAQYGLQLLESQSELQNQLDKCRNEMMTMTENYEQEKYTLQREVELKSRMLESLSCECEAIKQQQKMQLEQLEEQLSRSHGQEVNELKNKIEKLKGELDEARLSEKQLKHKVDHQKELLSHKSEEIRMMSERVHESMSSEMLALQIELTEMESVKNALKEEVNELQYRQEQLERLSTNLMRQVDRLKEEKEEREKEAVSYYNALEKARVANQDLQVQLGQALQQALDPNSKGNSLFAEVEDRRAAMERQLIGMKVKYQSLKKQNAFNREQMQRMKLQIATLLQMKGSQTEFEQQERLFSMLEQKNGEIKHLLGEIRNLEKFKNLYESMDLKPSGNSGALEDNTYYTDLLQLKLENLNKENESSKSELSIQRRKALFESQRALDIERKLFANERCLQLAESENMKLRAKLDELKLKYEPEEKIEVPILKKRREVLPLDVTPAEDECASGAAGEGTSRFPPHKETQSCPNPSEGDLQLEKSVFANTPTAPLSPHKNLPVDVQQPKKEKKCVKLAQALSERSENTPGSLRVDALMPVG